In Oryza sativa Japonica Group chromosome 1, ASM3414082v1, the genomic stretch TATGTTGCACTCTCAGACGGCACCAACGGAGATAGCTTGCTGTATTGAGGAACAGCAATGTCGATTCTGTTGCCGCCACTGCTGCTGTACAGATCACGATATTGAGCAGCACTAGCATCAGtatttctgctgctgctgctgctgccgacgCTTACACCACCAACGGTGTTGCGGTAGGAAGGTTTCCTGTCTCTTTTGTggttactgctgctgctgctgctgctactgtggCGAGAATGCTTCCTGTCCTTTTTGCTTCcactgctgctgcggctgctacTGCTCTTGGCCGGCTTGTATTTGTAGTGGCTCTTCCTTGAACTTCTTTGATGCCCCTTCACAGTGTGAGACCCAGAAGTAACAGGAGGATCATAtacatcaggggcccatgaaaCACTCAAACTTGTGACGATTCCCAACTTTGCACGGCTTCCTTTCATTGCAGAAACCAACGGTGGAGTGCCCTGCACATGAACATATATGTGATGTTAGAAAGCACAATTTGGCCCCATCTTTTATGGGAAGAAAAAAACACATACAGCCCACTGAGATCTTATGGTCATTGATGATTTCAAATAAACTCAAAATCAAGTGGAATAGATTTTGATGGGACATGATACAAGTGGCATCAGCAGTTCAGCACAACAACTGAAACTGTTCATCCAGTGATGCTATCCAATTCTTAAAGCAGAAGTGACAACATGATATAAGAAGGCAGTGAGATTTTAATgtgcttattaaaaaaatgctaaAAGAAACTGAGTAGCTATTGCAAATTAGGTGCGTAGATATCACAACTAAAACAAATACAACTGGCAAGGTATATTGAACAAGTTAGGTTGAACAAGGCTGCAGTCAAATACTTACATTAATGGAAGAATTTCCAGAGTCTGATTTGTTGATTGATGATTCAGATGCATTGCAACTAGAAAAGGTAGGCGATATGACCAATTCATTATCAATATCCACTACATCATCAGTGGAATCTGATTCCAGAGAAAGTAGACCCTCATTTTCATCAAAGTCTTCACCCGAATCTGtcccttcatcatcatcatgatcACTGCAGACATGCATCACTTCAGCAATAGCCATTCCAATTTCATTGACAACCAAATCATCTTGCCCAAAATCTATTCCAGCTTCACAATTTCCATCTCCAGAGCTAGCACATGAGCTATGCTCAAAGCCTGCCTTTTCAGAGGTGCTGTGGCAGAGACATAAGCTGCTGCTAACACCTTCGGCGCTAGAGTCCACCAAAGATCCGCCCATCCACAAGCTTAATTCCAAATTCAGGAGATGATTTTCTGCCGAAAAGAAAACGGGTTGAAGTTAGAATGTTAGATGAGAGTCTGTTTATGCGGTTATAATGACAAGAAACACTATCTAATTTAGTTAACACAGCTTTATAAGACCATTTTCATGACTGCAAACGTATATTTGACTTAAATAGCAAGTTCATTTAATTTGAGGAAACAGGTATAGACAAACAGGGCATTTAACTGCTTAAATGTCTATCCTGTTCTATCTCTACAAAAAATCAAGCACAAGATTTATTTGCCCATCAAATACAAGGGTAAATATAAGAATATGCCCTATAATATTGGCATGCTGTGAATTACAAGGCAATAAATAGTGAGAACATAAATCTATATTCTAAtgatcaaaatttgaaatagaAGCACATTTCAATGAAATAAACACCATAACATCAATAACAGCGAATGGCAATAAATTGGGATCGTTTTAATACCTCTTTCCTCGAAGAACCAGCAATCACCACCTCCAACAAGGCCGACTGCTTCTGATCGGAAGCAGGAAAGGGAGAGATCGGATCGAGCACAACCAAATCGAACACGAGAACGCGAACGGCGCGAAGTGAGGACCGAGGGGCGTGAGCGCGCGACGATGGGGAAGCAATCGTTAAAGATAATTACTACTactaaaaatattactactactactaaaacacggggaggaggggggcttCAGGAGATGGGAGCAGGGGGAGGAGTCcgcggaggcgatggcggcggccgcgcggagGCTGGCGAACGCGGCGAGCACCGCAGGCATCGTAACCTCGCCTGGCGCTCGCAACGCTACGGATTCCTATCCCTCGGAGATCTCCAACTCGTCGGATTCCGGCGACCAAACAACAACCACAACCACAACCACAACCACCCCCGCACAAACCAGATCGGCCGGCCCGGCGAGCGAGGGTTCCGCGAGGGAACGCGCTTCGCGGATGGATCTCACCGGAGCTTCCCCTTGAATCCGCcctgctcggcggcgacggcaacggcgacgacgaaacgCGGAGGATTTGCGAATTTGGGGGAGAATTGAGATCACGGCGAGGCCTCGCGCGGATTGGCTTCTGGGGTGGCGAGAGGCCGGGGTGAGGAGGCGGTCGTTATATACGGCccacctgacaggtggggcccacgttcCCCTTGGTCCCAGTACGCGGCGGGATATGCGACTGGGACTCGGAcgcgggggaggggaggtgtgTATTAATAGGCTGCctcgatgacaggtggggccaccTCGCAGTGGGGCTAGAGAGAACGGATGGCCGGGTCAAAGGCGCAGCAGGAGGGTGCGGCACGGAAGGCGGAAGGCGCTCGGCGCCACGTCGGCCGCGGTGAGTTTTTTGGAGGATGGATTTTTGGTCCAGGGAAAACTGGTGATGAAATGAATGAACTGCAACAAATATAGGATCGGACAGGGGTGCTTTTGTTTCCCATCgtctcctgttttttttttcctcactaAGCTCACCACGTCAGACGCATGAGCTGATGAGCATGAAATTCAATGTCTCTGGCGTGTGTG encodes the following:
- the LOC4327599 gene encoding uncharacterized serine-rich protein C215.13, encoding MGGSLVDSSAEGVSSSLCLCHSTSEKAGFEHSSCASSGDGNCEAGIDFGQDDLVVNEIGMAIAEVMHVCSDHDDDEGTDSGEDFDENEGLLSLESDSTDDVVDIDNELVISPTFSSCNASESSINKSDSGNSSINGTPPLVSAMKGSRAKLGIVTSLSVSWAPDVYDPPVTSGSHTVKGHQRSSRKSHYKYKPAKSSSSRSSSGSKKDRKHSRHSSSSSSSSNHKRDRKPSYRNTVGGVSVGSSSSSRNTDASAAQYRDLYSSSGGNRIDIAVPQYSKLSPLVPSESATYRNVYNSTSGSRTDPTVPHCSKLSPLVTSESASLAGTVPVLKTLEPIKRSSSCCKEQPLSFLSRQFVAAKYKGMFSLWSHNQLAS